A window of Rhododendron vialii isolate Sample 1 chromosome 11a, ASM3025357v1 genomic DNA:
CGCTTTTGGGTGCAGGCAGCCCTCTACCATCTATCCTATTACATTCCATCTATTGAGTGATAGAAAGGAAcgtagtaatatatatatatttatattgatAGGGATCCCCATTCATTCCTATATTCAGTAGAGTATCAATTTGCTGTACAAACATTCTTATGGAACAACCTTCCAGGTAGAATTAAGATACGTAAGTTAcaggaaagttgattttcccattcttttCTCATCCTTTTGGTGCAACTGAACCGGGGAGTGAATTTTCtgccagtgttctaaaacaaggaattaatctgCGATTAACCGCCGATTAATCGTTGGTGGAGCCTATCctattaggtccgactaacgattaatcaccGAGTACTAATTAATATGAGCTGATTAATTGCTCGAAGGTAGctgaccgcccgactagcgtcgagcgacttttagaacattgttttCTGCACAATATCCTTGGTAAACCAAACAGAAGCTGTGGGAAAAAAATGGTAGTAgataaatttgaattttatagAAACAAGACACAAGAGGAAAGTGAATGAGGTTTATGCACAATTTTATAGCCAAGTGAACTGCAGGGAGTATTTCCCTAATTTTCTTGGTAACCAAACAGAGGGTTAAACTTATTTAATGGTATTGTGAAAGATGATATAGGTTCTACTATTTTCTTTGTGAATTTTCTGGGCAATTTTGTAGCCAACTAAAGTGCATTAAGTGTTTCCCTAATTTCCCAGTAATCAACAGAGGCTttgatttgttctttctttcattttttttttttgtggtaatttaAGTTTTAGTATATTTCCTCAGTGAATTTTCTTGCACAATTTCCTAGCCAACTGAACAACAGAAAGTACATTCCTAGCTTTCGTGTTTTTGTTCACTGTGGTAATGGAATAATGGAAATAGGTTATATATCTTTCTGTGTGTATTTTCTGCACAATTTTTATGACCATCTAAACAGTAGAAAGTATTAGCCTAGGTAGTGCTacgtttctttttcttacttttctgCTACTGGGCAGGTTGTGTCATCAGGCAATAAGCAAGAACCTCTAAAGGTGATAATATCTGGGGCTCCTGCTTCAGGTAAAGGGACACAATGTCAGCTCATCACTCAGAAAGTATGTTATTCTTCCTGCTGCAATTTCATCTTTCACATGAGATGTGATCTGATATTTGGTGAACCTAACTTGAATCCTGCTACTTCAGTTTTAACTTGTTTGCCCTCTTTTTTAATACTTAGAAGAATGATGAACTTGTGTTATGCTTCTGCAACTAGTTGGTCTACATTTAAGTTTCTTCAGTTGAACATTCCCACTGTCTTTCCACATTGATTCGTTTATCTCCATTCTCGTTGTTTACGTAAACAGCTATACAGCATGTGATTTTCTAGACAATTTAGTTCTGGGGTGGGAAGGGGGACTAGCCAAAGCATACCGCATCTGCCATGGCCTGTGGAGATCTATAGCGGACCTCTGCTTTTGTTAATCAAACTCCGTTTTGGATTTGTAGTACCCCAACTGAAAACTAactttttgtgttatttttctttgagtGGTTCTTGTTGTTTTGGGAAAGAAAATGGACATGCATGTTGTAAACCATGGGAAGGATATGGTTCCACACCCGTGCATGATAAAGTTCTTTTGAATCAGGTGGTTTTCATGATTCTTGGCCATTGAAATCGTATTTGAATCCAATCTTGAAGACATTTATTTACCTTTTCTTTCTGGAATAGTAATCCATAATTAGGTCAGATATGCTTCCAAAGGTGGCACAAACCGAGTACCAAAAAGGGGGAAAGAGTAAAGCAAACTAGAAAACTGGAAACATGACTGGTCTTTGAAGCAACAATAACTGCTTGGATATACTTTTGAATGCAGTCCTCATTTCTTCTAATATAGCCACAGGAGGAGCTTTGTCGTCTGCATTTGTTGATCTCCATTGGTTTCTACAAACTTAACTCACAAAATACCTGACTTAGCATGTGGATGTACTGGTTTCTAAGCTCCTTTGCAATCTTGCATGAAAGCAAGGAATACGTGTTGTTTTATGGTCTACCTCAAATTGACAGCTCCCCCTTCAGCCTCCCATCCCATCAATCTACTCTAACCTGCTCTAGTCACTAGAAAACCTCCCAAGGAATCCAAGTGATCTTTAGTTGTCCCGTCACTGCTTCTAGATTGACGGATATTGCACAATGTTGTTGTCAAGGAGTAAAAATGTTCTCTACACTTttggagtaaaattgatttttttggaagtttggGAGGTCTATTAGACATTGAGTGCAAAGTTTGGGAGGTACTTTGAAATTTTCCCGAAGAGTAGTCTATGTGCAACCTACAGCTGTGGAGAATGCTGATGTCACTGTAACATTTCAGTGCCCATTAGCATATGAAATTCCACAAACGGAAAATCGTGCATAATTATCATTCCCCATTTATATAAACAAACAAACTGTTAGGTAGATTATGTCTGAAGTTTGTGTTTGGCCTTGTGAGATGAAAGACGTAAAACTTGCTTCTGGCACTAGACGTATATCCATGTTTTGGGTTGTTTAATCTGCTTAGCTAGCTTTATGTTACTATACTTGTGTTAATCTAACTTAGTTAGAGTTCTTGTTAGCTGATGCCATTGGCCAtgtttgtcttttagcaaactTTTAATGGTATCATGAGAGCCTAAAAAGTCTcaaggtttttttgttttatgtgaTTTACAAAAATTTCTCTGGAAGTAGAGAGAAACTGGCTCATAACAAGTTAACTAATcttatatcaactgttgaaaggTAAGCCTTTAACTATTAAATAAATTCCTGATTTATGCTTGTATTCCGCTTTGAAGTTCCAAACTGTTTTTCTTGGAAGCATTATTCGTTGCCTGCTGAGTTTGTGCCATTATTTAATGGGTTTCTCATAGTGGAATTGCGATTGCCCCATGAACAAAAACAGATTGAATCAAGTCATCCTCATATATGCAGTATGGTTTAGTTCATATTGCAGCTGGAGATTTACTGAGGGCGGAAATTTCATCTGGGAGTGCAAATGGGAAGCGCGCAAAGGAATACATGGAGAAAGGACAATTGGTCCCTAAAGAAATAGTTTTCATGGTAAGTTTGGCAATTTCTTGTGTTGCAGTTTCATGTTGCTCTCTAATGGTTAACATTTCTTCCTATGGAGTGTAGATGGTGAAGGAGCGCCTTTCGCGATCAGATTCTCAAGAAAATGGTTGGCTTTTGGATGGATTTCCAAGGAGGTTATCTCAAGCAACTGCACTTAAAGAAATTGGTTTTCAGCCAGACATATTTATCCTTCTAGAAGTgaggttttgttgttgttactGTTTGTACTTGATTGCTATTTGGTTACCGTGAATCATCAGGTCATTAAGAGACACCAAGTATGACATGGTAGCCAAAACTAGTGCATAGCTAATTTGTCGATTTCAAATTATCTTTGTAAGCCAAGAAGTCTTATGTTGCTTGCACACGTTATCATTTGTGGTTTCAGGATCCACCTATCCTCTGCCCTGATTTAGTTGTCTAAATGTTAACTAGGTTTTCAATGTGACCATTTTTTTACCCAAGCATTTgtacctctttctttttttttttttgtgtgtgacaCTTTCGTACCTATTTGAAGGTGGCTGAGGACAATCTTGTGGAGCGAGTGGTGGGGCGTAGGCTAGATCCTGTTACTGGCAGGATATATCACTTAAAGTATTCTCCACCGGAGACTGAAGAAATTGCTGCGAGGCTTACCCAGCGCTTTGATGACACAGAAGAAATGGtaatttcaacatttttgaATAAGCCTGAATGCTTGGAGACTTGGAGTTCTTAATGGAAGATTTCCATCTTTGTTCATGGTTTGTCCTACCATTTCATTGGTTATTTTGGCTTATTCCTCATGTTGGCATGATGTAGGTAAAATTGCGATTACAAACTCATCATCAAAATGTGGAGTCGGTGCTTTCAATGTACGAGGACATAACCATCAAGGTATGTGATTTAAACTTCCACCCTTGCTCTTTTCTGTGTATGTATGATTTGGATTGAGTATAAAAATGCATATGCAATATTGAAatcataaaatgaaaaaaggaaaattgtgGAAGAGCTAAATTGGTCCAGATGTGAATTGTGCAGCAGAAACTTCTTTGAGCTGCAATTGCTACTGTTGCTAACTTAAATATGTGGGTTGCATGCATGGTTCTCAAAATTGTACAATCAATGAATCAGTTGAATCTGATTTTGGATGCATGGCAAAACCTTTACGAATCTTTAGGTGAATCTATTGTGGAGTATAATGGTGATGAATCTAAAGTTCACAGCTTGATTTATGAATCGAAAATTGCTCTTGTAACCGATAGAGTCGGAACCTTTTTTGTTGTGAAAAGCAAGAATTGTAACTTCATAGAGGGTTTTAGGACAAAAGTAACCAAACTCATGCATGATAGACTGATTGGTTTGTGGTTAGTATTTGACAGAATTCAGACCAGGTTCTTAACCCTTTTTATTCTTACTGTTTCATTAGACTAGTCAAAATGCATCTTCTATAGATGTTATAAGGCTAGAATACCCTGTATCGATCAGTTATGTATCGAGATTTTGCCTCCTTTTCCTATAAATTCGTAATTTATTGTAGTAGAGAAAAAGCTGAGGATATTAAGTTATGAACTAATATGTAGACAAAAACAGTTTGAATTGTAATAGTACTGATTGTAGATTTTGATGAATACTTGACACATAATGCCTCAGTCTATCACCTGGAATGAATAACTCTTTCTAGCTATCCATCACTTACAACAAAACTTTCATGTCTCTTCTTCCTATTGATGAAGTTCCGACTTCTCATCAAATCAGAATTTTCCATGAAATTAAGGGCTGGAGACCTAGTTATTTAATGGTTATCAGAGTTTTAACGTTCATTTGCACTAGGATCCTGTGCCTTCCTGAAATCTAAGTTTGATGGCCTTTGTTTGCTGCAGATAAATGGAAATTCCTCCAAGGAAGATGTTTTTTCTCAAATTGACAAAGCCCTGACAACCCTTATTGAGCAAAAGAATGCTACATTGGGTTCTATGGCAGCTTAAAGATTAGCGCATATAAAAGAGATAGGAAACCTTTTGTGAGGCACGACTCTCATTTTTGtacaataagaaaaagaaagaaaaaaaaagaaaggattgtaGCTTTTAATGAGAACCACATATTAGTAGAGAATAAGTTAAAATATTTATGGACTATATTTTGTGAGAAATGACAAAGAATGGAGATATACTCCTGCATGGAGATGGGCACGTGGGTGCTAAAGAAGAATTTGAGGGTTTTCAGCTTATATGGGGTTAATGACATTTGGCACCAATAATTCATGGGGTTGTCTCCCATAACtctatatgtatgtatttagGTAATACACATGGGGGGAACTCGGCTCAGGGGGAGCTGGGTTGGACAGAGGGGAAGGAACACTAAAGAAAGGTGATAAAATGGGAGGAGATGAAGGGTACTCACAAGAGGAAATTATGGAAagttatgtaaatatattgaaGGAAGTGGGATTGGTTTTTCTTTGGGTTTTTCTGCTTGTTTGTAAGTGAGTGAGAGGCTTTAAACAActgattttgttatgttttgatCGTGGGCTTGAGGAGGTGGGTTGTTACACCTGTGCCCGAATTCACTCTTAGCGCGGGGGTATTGCAATTGGCATAACTGACGTCGTCCTTCTAATAAAGCAAATGAGAAACTGTATAGAAACTTATAGTATCATTTACAGTATATATTACTATTCTTGTTGCCCTGGATCATTGTTGTTGCTAGGCTAGTTGCTCAAGTCTTTTCAGTTGCTGACGAGGGTTTTAGGTTTATTCTGCTGAGGAGTTTTTGTATGAAATGAGTGATCATTAAGTTACTTTCTATTGGAGAAATGGAATTATACGACTTACTCGAGTCATTGGTCAGATTACCTGAAATTTCACATTTCGTTTGTAAAGTTCGTAGAatttggtgtgtttggtttttggtgTGGAATAGTTTCTAATCTACTCGTTTGGTTTGTTCTTTAGCTGCAAATTCAGCTCTTGCGATACAAGAAGGGGTATGCATGTCTTCTCGAGGGAACCTAAGGACTAACTTAGGCTGTGTTTGATGGTGCATTTGTTTTCTGGGGTTCAAGATCGAGAAATACTGATTGGTCAATTGTATTAGC
This region includes:
- the LOC131307372 gene encoding adenylate kinase, chloroplastic isoform X1, whose protein sequence is MACCSLSFPVTAKPRSPSPPTSGGVPLSPFRTYPSRSTSRSRLLFQSSPFSACSPPSLSLDSDETLIRRPRLSRSPPDFLVVSSGNKQEPLKVIISGAPASGKGTQCQLITQKYGLVHIAAGDLLRAEISSGSANGKRAKEYMEKGQLVPKEIVFMMVKERLSRSDSQENGWLLDGFPRRLSQATALKEIGFQPDIFILLEVAEDNLVERVVGRRLDPVTGRIYHLKYSPPETEEIAARLTQRFDDTEEMVKLRLQTHHQNVESVLSMYEDITIKINGNSSKEDVFSQIDKALTTLIEQKNATLGSMAA
- the LOC131307372 gene encoding adenylate kinase, chloroplastic isoform X2 produces the protein MACCSLSFPVTAKPRSPSPPTSGGVPLSPFRTYPSRSTSRSRLLFQSSPFSACSPPSLSLDSDETLIRRPRLSRSPPDFLVVSSGNKQEPLKVIISGAPASGKGTQCQLITQKYGLVHIAAGDLLRAEISSGSANGKRAKEYMEKGQLVPKEIVFMMVKERLSRSDSQENGWLLDGFPRRLSQATALKEIGFQPDIFILLEVAEDNLVERVVGRRLDPVTGRIYHLKYSPPETEEIAARLTQRFDDTEEMVKLRLQTHHQNVESVLSMYEDITIKLQIQLLRYKKGYACLLEGT